A region of the Callithrix jacchus isolate 240 chromosome 5, calJac240_pri, whole genome shotgun sequence genome:
tgaacttctaggttcaagcgatcctcccaccttggcctcccaaagtgctgggattgcaggcatgagccatgacacctggctcaCTAACAATCTTATTGTCAGTTTACCATTGAGGAAACAGGGCTTGGAGAGACCTGTTTGGAGAGAGCTTgtccagagtcttttttttttttgctatgaaagTGCTTTATTAGGCCAAACTACTtactatgaaaatgctttaaaatgtagcAGGAGGAAATGTAAAGACTCAAAGATGTGCATAGTGACAATGGCTATCAGAACACACTAAAATCCACACTGCTTCCCCCTTTACCTAGAAAAGGAAGCTTCTAGGCTaactcctcctcctcagcacactcctcaaactcctcctcctcagctgtgGCATCTTGGTATTGCTGGTATTCTGACACCAGGTTGTTAAGGTTGCTCTTGGCCTCGGTGAAGTCCATCTCATCCATGCCCTTGCCCGTGTACCAGTGCAGGAAGGCCTTGCGCCTGAACATAGCTGTAAACTGTTTGGAGACGCGTTTGAAGAGCTCCTGGATTGCTGTGTTGTTACCAATGAAGGTGGCCGACATTTTTAGCCCCCGgctaaaataaataatgcaaaggGAACCCAGCTGCCTCTGAATTCAAGGACTCCAGTGCAGCTGGCAGAGGGGAACAGAGCAGAGACTCTCCGTCAAAGCCATTGCCTCTGCATTCTCACTGGTCTCCCttatctcagcttgctgcaatctccacctcccaggttcaagagattctctcgcttcagcctcctgagtagctgggatatataggcacccaccaccatgtccagctaatttctgtatttttagtagagatgggggttcacatgttggccaggctggtctccaactcctgacctcaggtgatctaccctccttggcctcccaaagtgctgggattacaggtgtgagccaccacgcctagcctggATTCCCACATAAATGTATGATAATTCTTTTTTAGTTAAATGggtggtaaattttttttttatttgggccCCAAACCCTATAGCCTGCTATTATGTGCCTGCTTGACATGACAGAATACAAAGGATTTAACATCTCCTACATGGTAATTTTGGCAAAAATGTTTACCCTAAATCAATCACGCCTCCAGGCCCATCTTCTGGTTG
Encoded here:
- the LOC144582452 gene encoding tubulin beta chain-like, whose translation is MSATFIGNNTAIQELFKRVSKQFTAMFRRKAFLHWYTGKGMDEMDFTEAKSNLNNLVSEYQQYQDATAEEEEFEECAEEEELA